The sequence GGCGCTGTTGATCCACTGCGAGGCGATCTCGCGGTGGGAGTCCGGCTGCTTGTCGGTAGGCGTCGTCGTTGATTCGCCCGCTTTCCCGGAGTTGTTCGATTCTGGCGTGGAGCCGTTGTTCGATGTGTTCATAAGTACCTTCCGATTTAAGAACATTGATATTTTCGAAGCCCTGCAGGTTGACTGGCTTCGAGCGATCGCGGACGTCGACTATGTCCAGCAGGACGTTATCGCCAAAGTATGCGCCAAGTTGTTCCAGCGATTGCGGCAGACCGCCCTGAATCTTTGCGATTGTCGCGATGCTGGATCCGCGTCCTTCCTCGTAGAACCGCCGTAGCGTATTGTCGAGGGCGTTTTCTGAACGCGCATGTACAACGATGATATGCGCCCGGAACCCGGCGTCGATCGCCTGCTGGATCTTGTCGACGCTCGTTGCGAAGGTCGACATCTGTCCCTCGAAGACCATGTGCGCGTCGCGTGGCAACGAATTTTCCTTCAGCACCATGGACGTCTTGCCGGCGCCAGGCGATCCTGTCAGAAAATACACCGTATCCCGACCTGACTCCCGCTTGCCCTGGAGATTCTGCGCAAACAGGGCTGACGAAAGCACCGCCGCAGAATTGTGCACCGGGTTGTTGTACCTGTTGCGCGATTCGCGAGACGCACTGAACTCCGCAAACGTTTCCTTGAACAGATCCGCAGCGACGTAACGTCCATCAAATGAACGCGCGTCGTCGCGATACGCCAGGAGAAACTTCTCCGGGTCGGCCGTCGCCGCCTCGATTGCTCGTTCCTGCACGAGCCGCCTATCAGGTTCATCGAAATTTACATACCGAATATTTTCAAGCTGCATAGGCACACTCCGGTCCTTTACGCCAATTTGGGCTGGACTTCTTGGATACCGCGGTTATGGGAAGAGCAGGGCAATGTGGTCCGACTTCTCCGACTCGCACGCGCCTCCTGACGCGCGACGCGCCGTACTTCCGTGTGTCGTTGCAATCAATGCCATATCTGCCGGAAGCTCATGCTCGTTCAACGGCGAAATTGTAGTCGAGGTGCTGAAAATAACCTTAAAACAATGCGTATTGAGTAGCCAAAAGTCCCTATTCATCGCAATACAGCCGTCGCACATTTCTCAACGATGCTTACCAATATTCCGGTTGCTGAAGTACAACGTTAGATAATGCAAGTCATTGAAAAATAAATTATACTCACTACCGCGCATGATACAAGTTAAGAACGTTAGCGCGGCCTATACGGGGGCACAATGACTAAAGACCAAAAGCTTCAAGCGATTTTCGGGAACCGCACGCCTATTCTTCTCATGGCTGTCGCGGTACTTCAGGTGCTCGACTGGCACAGCACACTCACAGCTCCTCGCGGGCGATTTGAGACCAACAAACTACTCAACTGGCTAGGCCAGTGGGCGAGCTTTGCTGTCGTCGTTTCGGCCATCAAGATCTGCTTCATCGTCGCGCTTCTAGTGGGTTTCATCTACTGGCGCAAGCACAAGGGCCTCTACGAGACCGAGTTCACCGCATGCCTGTGTGTGGCTGCGCTGGTCTATGGAGCGGTCGTGTTCAACAACTATTTTTCATAACATCAATATTGATGTTTTGATGCTGCCGTGTGTATCATCAAGCACGGCTGACTCGTTCGGCCCAACCCCTCTTGCCGCCGTGAAGGAGAAACGGCCGGCATGCTTGCCCGCTTCGGTATCATTTGGGGATTAATTGATCTGGAGCGAATAATGAACGATGTAATTGTTGAGTTGGACCTGAAGCAGGCCGCTGCAGCCGGGACGATCAAGGATTTTGTAATTCAGGAAGTCGAGAGCGGGTACGTCCTGCTCACGATTTTTGCCCGTTCGAAGACCGAACACATTCTGTACACCCAGCGCAAGATCGCACGCACATGGGCCAACGTGGGATCGGTCATCGAATTCATCTTGCAGTACAAACCCGAGCTACCTGAGGTGACCGTTCGCCTCATGAAGCGCTCTCATCGAAGATAGAGGTTTTATGCGTTTGTTTTGGAAAGTTTCCGCAGCGGTAATCTGCGCCGGTTATACGCTCATGGCCCACGCGGGCTTCTCGGAAGATCTGGTTAAGCGCTTCCCGGCTGCACAGGGGGCAAAGATCGAGAAGGCGTTTCCCGGCTTTTACTCGGTCGTCAAGGGCAACGAGATTTTCTTCGTCCGCGACGACCTGTCGATCCTGATTTCCGGCAACGTCATCGACCTCAAGAAGAATGTGTCGCTGACGTCCGCAATCGAGGAAGCGAACCGGCCGAAAATCGACGTATCCCAACTGGACCTGAAGGACGCGATCAAGTTCGGCAGTGGTTCACGTCGGCTGTATGTATTCTCAGATCCGGACTGCCCGTACTGCCGGTCCCTAGAAGGCAGCCTGACCAAGCTGACCGATGTAACCATCTACATTTTCCCGTTCCCGCTCGCGCAATTGCACCCGAACGCGCCGGGCGTGGCGGAAGCGATCTGGTGTCAGGCCGATCGCGTCCAGGCATGGCACGATTATCAGAACATCGCTCAAGTGGTCCCGGCAAACGCGCTAATGCCTGCTTGGCACAACTACCTCCATCAACACAAGCAGCCCGATCAGCCTCTATGCGATAACCCGATTGCGCGAAACCTTGCCGTTGGGGAAAAGTGGCAGATCGCCGGCACGCCAGCGCTGATCTTTGAAGACGGCACCCTGATCCCCGGCGCTGCTCCGGCCGAGCGGATTCAAGCCCAGCTCGCCAAGTCGCATGCGAACCTTTCGACGGCATCGAAATGAAAGCACTGACCAACCGACTCCTTTCGCGGCTGGCCGTGCGTGGCCAGCACACCGTTCTTCACGCGGGGGTAATCACGCTGGTCGCGACGGCGATCTTCATGATGTACACCGCGGGTGAAATGGGCCCAATGGGACCGCTGATCATTGCGCTGTCTTTCTACGTTGTCTTCGCCGCCGTCATGATCGAAGTGATCCTTGGCGCGTTCGCACTCTCAAGAAAGCTCGCGCAGGCTGGCCTGCGCCGGTTCTCCTGAAAAGACGTAGACGACGTGATGTTGCGCTTCCTTCTATATCCCTTAGTAGCACTAATCGCATGTAATGCGGCGCAGGCGGGTACGGATGAGTGCTTCGCCCATGCAGCGCAGCGCCGCAACATCAATGTGAATTTGCTGCGGGCGATCGGCAAGGTCGAGTCGAACTACAGACCGTATGTGACCAACGCCGACACCAACGCGATTGGGGTGATGCAGATCATGCCATTCCACCTGAACTGGTTAAAGAAGTACGGCATCTACGAACGCGATCTCTTTGACGCCTGTACCAATATCAACGTGGGCGCGTTCCTGCTGGCCGACTTCATCCGTATGTACGGCGATACCTGGCGTGCGGTCGGCGCATATGGCGCCGGTATCAAACCAGACAAGGAGCAGGCGCGGATCAAGTACGCCCGCCTGGTGCAGGCGACGTACGAGCGGATTACACAGAAGCCCTCGACCAGTCCGGTTCCGGCGCACTCGAGCCGCACGGCCGACCCCGTGCAACCCGAAAGACCAACTTTGGTGGTGCAGCAATGAAACAGATACTTCCGATAACACTGCTGCTCTTGACGGCGACTGCTGCGAATCTGTCTTGCGCGGAGGATCTTGGAGTCAAGGCTCAGACATACGCGCTGGATCGCGATGCAGGCGAGCAGATCAAGGATGTCATGCGCAAAAAGCAGGCGAGCGGGGAGCTTGACCAGTTCTGGAAGAACTACCGCGACCGCACGATCGCGTCGATCAAGAACCCGCCATCGCTTGGCATCCGAAGCGACTACACGGCGCGAACGGAGCTGCGCGAACTGCGGTTCGTCGTCCCGTCCGATTACAAAGACCAGGATGGACGGGTCATCGTGAAGCGGGGGACGGTGATCGAACCGCTCAAGATCATGCCGCTGACCAGCGGCCTTCTCTTCATTGACGGAAACGACCCGCAACAGGTTGCGTACGCCGTCAGGCGCAGCCAGAACGAACCGCTGAAGATCGTGCTCACAGCGGGGTCCCCGTACCTCATGCGGATCAAGTACCGCAATGTGCCGTGGCATGGCGGCATGGGCGTGCCGTTCTACTTTGACCAGCGAAAGATGATCATCAGCAGCCTTTCAAAGCTCTATGGCGTCGAGATCAACAGCGTGCCAGCCGCGCTCGTTCAGCAGGGCGACAAGCTCGCAATCCAGTTCGGTATGGGAGTCTCAAATTGAAATATCTTGTCCGTCTCTGGTTTGCCCTCGTTATTGGGTTTGGAATCTCTGGTGGCGCTCAGGCCCAGCAGATCTGCAACGGCAGCTTTCCGAATCTGATCAGCGATATCTGCTACGACTGCATTTTCCCAATCTCTATCGTGGGCGGCCTTCTGAACCTCGGTGTCTCCGGTGACGACTACGACACGGGGGTAAGCAGTTCGCCGGTCTGCATCTGCGCGAATAACCTCGCGATCGGAACGCCTGTGTCATTTTGGGAGCCGCGCTACATGGTCGACACAACCAACAAGCCCGGTTGCATGCCGCTGCTGGGGGGAATTGACATCAACACACCCTACAACGCCGCGGAATACGGGACCGAGAACACAACCACTGCGCCCATCGGCGGCAAGCGAAAGTCGGCCTTCATGCAGGTCAATGAGTACATCAATCCCGTCATGTCGGCTATCGGCGTGGTGGTCAACAATCCGTGCCTGGACAACCGGTCGTTTGATGTCCCCTTTCTTAGCTGGGCGGACCCGACCTGGAACGACGACTCGCTGTCGCTCATGCTCACACCCTACGCCTATCCATTCGCCGGCGTCCCCAGCATCGCAGCCGAATTGCCGGATGCGATCTCGGCGACCTTCGGCTTTCCGATGCAGATCCTCTTTTGGGTGGCGGGCGCATGGGGGCCCATGTACCCCCTGGACGGCAACGTTGCGGTGGCGAACACACCGGAACAGGTTTCTCACCTGATGATCGCGCGGATCTTCGCAAAGCTGCACGCCGCAGGCGCCCAGCAGAGTTCAGCGGGGCAGGATGCACTCGACTCGTGTGGCGCACTCGGCGTACCGCAGCTGGTGATGGATAAACGCCAGTACAAGACCAACCGCACGTTCCCGTTCCCGGACAACATGTGCACGCCGATCGGCCGACCGCTTGCATTTCAGGAAGTCGGCGCCACCCGTCCGCAGGACAAGGACTATGGCTATTTCGTGTTTCAGCGCAAGGATTGCTGCGCAACGATGTCGCTCGCCCAGTAAAGGACAGGCAATGAAAAAGATTCTCGCTTTGCTCACCCTTGCGGCCGCGTGCACCAGCGCGCGCGCCGACGGGACGCTGCTTCAGACAATGACGGCCAGGTGGAACACCTTCATCTTCGTGTCGACACAGATGCCCCGGCAGTCGCTGATCGAGCTTGCCCGGGAGGCAAGCATGGCGCACGCGGTGATTGTGTTGACAGGCTTTGGCGGCCCCGGTGAAACCTTGACCTCGACGCAGGCATTCGCAGCGGAAATCAACAACGTCTGCTGCCAGAAGCAGCCGGCGCGCTGGCTCATCGATCCCGTCCTGACCAAGCGCTACCACGTCACGGCGGCCCCCACTTTCGTGGTCGGCCATGGCAGCAGCGACAACCCGGGCGAATACTCGAAAGTGTCTGGCGATATGAGCCTTTCGCAAGCGCTGAAGTTCTTCGCGCAGGACTCGAAACTGGTCTCAGCAAGCGACTTCGCCAAGCGGGTCTACTACTCCGCTTACGGCGACAAATATTAATTGTGGTCAGTTCGTCTAGTGATTAAAATAAAGGTATGAACAAACGCCAATTACTCATCTGGATCTGTGCCGCGATGCCCGCAAGTGTTGCTGCGGCGCTGCCGAATGACGCGGTCACCTATATCGAACACGGCCCCTATGGTGCCGGTGCCGCAACGCTGCAACCCGCAAACGGCGGTTTATACGTCTACTCGACCAACCCCTCGGTCGACGGTCGCGGCAACGTGCGCTACATGATCGGCAAGCCGCCTCGTCAGAACTACGATCTCTTTAGCGCGAAGGAAGAGGAGGCCCTGTATCAGATGCGGGCCGATCAGATCTCGGCGATCGAGTCTGCACGTACCCGCGCACGGATGAAGCGCACGCGCTTTCATGCGCAGCCGAAATTGAACTGGCCGAAAGTCGTGGTGGTCGGTGACAGGACCTGCGTGCCCCAGCTCAAGTTTGCGGAGGCATCTGACTGGAAAGAACATCTCGTCTGCTGGAACGCGGGAGCCGCCCATGTCGAATAATTCATTCCGAATTCCGAAGCACGGCGGATCCGAAAGCGCTTTCCTCGGTGTCGAATTCAAGGATACGTACATCCTGATCGTCAGCGTCTTCGTCGCGCTGATCGCCGGAAAGGTGTGGGGCACTGGGGCATATCTAGGCATTCCTTTCGTCGGCTACCACGCGAACCGCAAATATCTCGAATGGCGCAGCACGCGGCTTCCCGGTTTCGTAACCGTGTGGCTGTTCAGGTTCGGACTGGCGAAGTACTCGAATGGCTTCCAGTCGCAGCGCACAGTGTTCGTTGGAGACGCGAAGGTCATCAACCCCGGCTCTAAACGGCTCCTCAATCGCATTCTCCCTGACGGGGAGTAACAGGAAAGCGCTATGGATCTTCCAAACCGCAACAAATCGGTTGCTGAATTAAATAAAAGAAACGGCCTGCTCAGCATTGGCGTCGCGTGCATCGGCGTCGCGATGTTGATCCTCGCGATCAAGGTCTTCTTTACCAACGTTGTTGTCGTAAATCGGGTTCCGGGCATGCCCGATGGCGCGAAGATTGAGAAGAACGGGATGGACACGGGCGCGAAGCGGGCTATCGCGTACGCAGTAACAAATGCCCTCGCGTCGGTCAATCCCAGCAACGGCGAAAGCACGAAGCAGTTCGTACAGCCCTTTCTGTCAGCCGCCGCATACACGAAGGTCAGCCAGGCAATTGATGCCAAGGTTGCAATGCTGAGCGCGCAGCACGAGCTAGGCAGCTACTACTTCGTGCTGCGTGGTTTCGACCAGGACGAAAAGCTTGGGCGGGTATTCGTTAGAGGCGACCTGCATACGGTGAACGCAGCGAAAGACACCGCCGAGCCGTATGTTTTCGACTTCCCGGTTCACTTCGAGAACTACCAGATGATTCTTGACGATGTCGCTTCGTACCCGGGTGACAAGGTCCATAACTCCCAGTGGATTCAGGCTCAAACGAAAAAATGATGCAACCAACGAACCGCTATCTGGCCGCGCTGCTCTTTGCGTCGATGGGCCTCTCTGTATCCGGACCCGCTCGCGCCGACGGTGCGCCCGCAGCTGTGGACTTTGCCCAGCCTGCTCCTGCCACGGCTGCGACGCAGCCGGCGGTCGGTAAGCGCAAGCCCACGCACACCGCGCAAAAGAAGGCGCGGGATCCGCTCGTCGTCGACCCGTCGATCGCTGTGAAGGCGACGGCCCCGAAAGAAATCAATCTCCCGGGCGTGCTGACGGTCCCGGGCGAAAGCCTTGACGTCATCGACCCGACCAAGGCGCAGAAGGTTAGCTGGACAAATGGTGGCTCCAAGACCGTGTACATGAGCGTCAACGAGCCGAATCGCATCCAGTTGCCCTTCAAGAACCCCTACATCGTGCAGACCAGCGACATCAAGGTAGAACGTCGCCCGGTCAGTAACAACATTTACGTCTACTGGCCCGCTTTGCCTGCTCAGCCGCGGCAGCTCTTTATCGAGCCGCCCGGTGGTGGTCCGGCGCTGGGGCTCGAACTTGTCCCGAAAGACATTCCGGCGCAAACGGTACTCGTCACGGACGATACGGGCATTGTGTCCGGTCGCCAGAAGCCGAAAGCCGATAGCAGCGACTACATCAGCCATGTGCAGGACGTCATGGAAACGGTCGCTCGCGGTCGCGCTCCCGACGGTTACTCGCAGGTCGACGTGGCGTTGCCGCCGATCGTCATGGATGGGCTGACCCTCACCGTCGACTCCCGTTACAGCGATCGGGACGGCGATATCTACGTCTACACGGTTCGCAATCCGGGACAACAACGCGCGCTGCTGCGCGAACAGGAGTTCGACGGCGCGAACGTACTTGCTGTTTCGATCTTCCCGAAGCCGCTCCTCCTGCCGGGTGAAAAAACGAAAGTCATTGTGCTTGCCCGCAAGCGTGAGGAACAGTAAGCATGGAAATGCCATCTTTCATTGAGCAGAAAAAGCAGGAATGGCTGGACATGGAGCCCAAGTTCCGCAATCTGATCATCGCAGTTGCAGGGCTCGGAACAGCGTTCATTGGCTATCAGCACTTCACACGCCAAGCTCCGGCGCCAAGCGCAACTGCAGCATTGCCCACGCAATCCATCCCCGCCGCTGCGCCTGGTGCTCCTGCGCCGCAGCAGCCGACGTTCGCGGGGCAGGTGAACGGCGTACTGCCGACGTCCCCGCGCAACCAGGGGCTCGAAGACTTGGCTGCCAAAATCGACACAATGCAGGGACAGCTCAATGCGTTGAAGAACGGCCAGCCCACGACGGGTGGAACTCAGATGGGCAATGTGCGCGTCGGCAACCTGCCCACGAGCCCGGCCGCACCTATGGCTGCAAGCGGTGCGCCGGACGCCACCAATGCGCTGGGCAAGGATCTCCCTGCGGCCGTCAGTTTCGATCAGCCCGGCTCACGCTCTGCGACGACTGCAGCTGCCGCGCCGGACGGGCAGACGCCGGCCGCAGCATCGCTCGACGAGCCCCCCCTGCCTGTTGCTCCTGCACGGCCCGTCATGGTTGCCGACCCGGTCGAAAAGGTTGCGGCCGACGACGCAAATAAAAAGCCAGATCTCGTTCTGCCGATGTACACGGGCATCGAGGCGGTGATGTTGTCTGGCATCAACGCGCGCCCGAGTGGATCAAGCGGGGGCGCAGCGGGTAGCGTCACTTCGGCGATCGACGTAGGCGCACCGTTCGTGTCCCGCGTGAAGGGTGTCGCGATCATGCCGAATTCCTGGAAAGCGTCCGATCTCGCGAACTGCTTTATCGGCGGCGCTGCCACGGCAGTGCTCAGTGCCGAACGCGCCTACGGCATTGCCGACCACATCAGCTGCATTTTCAAGAACGGCGACGTCTACGAAGCCCCGATGAAGGCCTATGCGCTAGACGTTGACGGCACGCTTGGGCTGGCAGGGAAGGTCGTGAACAAGCAGGGCGCAATGCTGATGCAGGCTGCGCTGACCGGCATGGCGGCAGGCCTCGGCTCCGCACTCGCTCCAACCGCGGTTCCTTCGTACAACACGAACGTTGGTAACGGCCAGCAGCAGAGTTTCACCATCCCCAACCCGGGGTATCTCGCTGGTACGGCTGTAGGCCAAGGTATCAACCACGCGGCCACGGAGCTTTCGCAGTTTTATCTGAACTTCGCCAAGGAGACGTTCCCCGTCGTCGAAGTCACTGCCGGTACCCGCGTGACTTGGATTCTCAAGGAAAGCCTCGTTTTGAAGAAGCGAACCGCCAAGAAGGATGTTGACCAATGAAGCAGACCCGTTTCCCCACTATCCTCGCGACCGGCGCGGCGGTCACCCTCGCAATTGCTCTCACGGGGTGTTCGAGTGCATTTAACCCGATCGGCTCGAACACCTATGACTGCAACCGGAAACAGGATCCGACCAGCATCTACTGCCACAGCTTCAAGGCGGTGGAAGCCTCGACTAACGGCGAGCTGCCGGATAGTCGCTTTGACCGCGAACTGAAGTTCAGCCAGTACGACAAGGCGACCGAAATCGCGCCTGTTGGCGATGGCTCGCAAGCGTCGCTCAAGTCTGGATCTGGCGAGGCGGTCGTGACCAGCGCTGGCGGCCTGCCTCATCTAGGCGGGCTCGCATCGCCTCCGCAGGATGGAATGCCGGTACGTGAGGGGCCGGTCGTCCAGCGTACATGGATCAAGCACTTCGTCGACGCCAACGACATGATGACCGGCGACACCACCGTATACAAGGAAATCGTCCCTACCCGCTGGGCCGGATTCGACGGCGGCGATCCCGCCGGCACCCAGCAGGGGGTGTATCCCCATAGATCTGTTGAGACGAAGGTTTCCGCTGCACCTAAGGCGGAAACCGACGTGTCGCAGCGCACAGATTTCATCCAGCCGGGCAGCATGACGTCCGCTAATGAAAGTAGCCCAGGCAGCTCAATGCCGAATTCAATGCCACAGTAAATGACGAGGAAACCAATGAAACAACAAGCCGCAGTAAGCCAGCTGAACACCCCCGCACGCTCTTTCCGTGCGGTCGCGGTCATGGTACTCACCATGGGCGCGATGCTCATTTCCGTCGGTGCGCTTAACGGCGGCACAGCACTCGCTGCGAGCGCCTGGGACACGTTCGTGTCGACGATCCAGACCATGCTGGGCAGCACTCTTGTGATGGGCCTGGTGCTGCTCTCGCTGATCGTCACGATCTGGCAACTCGCACATGGTCAGGGCTACCGAAACCTCACGGTCGTGCTCGGCATTCTGGCGACCGCGTTGATCGGCCCGTCGCTCGTGCAAACCGTGGCAACGGCAACGGGTGTTCAGGGCGCCGAAAGCTCCGTGCAAATGAGCGTCGACATCTCGAAGTAACCCCTCCACTTTCGCATGCGAAAGGTATAACGCGCGGCGTGCCCCGTTGGGGTACGCCGCGTTCCGCTGACGCCGAGAGAGATCCATCTTGACTGCTACAACCCAAAAGCTCAAAAGACGTCCGGCCAGTGACGTTATCAATCTGGAAACCTATACCTCCGATTCCAACCTTGTCATCAGCAAGGCCGACTCGGAGAAGCCATACGTCGGCGCGGTCTACCGGATGAGCCCTCTCGCCGGCGGTGGTGGAGAGTTCAGCACCGTTGTACAGAATGTTTTCAAGGCCGTACCGGACGACTCCGTAATTCAGGTCAGCCTGATCGTCCATCCTGACCATAAGGCACCCGAGACTTTCGCCAAGGGCAAGGTGCACGGCGGTCACGTTGTACAGGATCTGGTGAAGCGGCAGAAGAAATTGCTCGAGTCCGCACTGACGATCGGTGCGTTAAGCGACATGCCGATTCTCAACTCGCGCACGGTTGTGATCTCCCTCGCGGTCCCGAGCCGAAAGGTCGACGACAATGCGGTTGAGAACGGAGAGCACCTGCAGAATGAATTCCTCGCCAATCTGAAAGATTGCGGCTTTGACGACGTGCAGCGATTGAGCCCGAATCAGCTCGTCGGTGTCTACCGTCAGTTCGCGGGCATCTTCGAAGCCCACAACGACGTCGAGCTGGATCAGATGGTCGATCTCAAACATCAGATCTTCGGTCCCGACGAAGATTTCGACTTTCGCGATTCGCGCGTAGGCATCTTCAATGAGCGGACCTATTGCACCGTCGTCACCGCGAAGTCGTATCCGGAGAATCCCTTCCACGGGATCATGAACCTCGTCAGTGGCGCCCCTTTCAACAAGGGACCGACACGCGAAGGCGGCGGCCAACGGATCGATACGCCGTATATCCTGACGACCACCGTCCGAGTTGCGAACCAGCGTAGGGAATGGACCCGTATCGACAGCGCGATCAAGTCGCGCTCCGTCGCTCAGAATTTCCCGGTGAAACTGGGTGTCGAGGATCCCGCTGCAAAGCTCAAGGATCTTCTTGAACTGAAAAAGCAGGCGAATGAGGACGGCAACAAGTTCGTCTACGCGTCTACCAATGTCTTCCTGTTTGGCCGAAAGCGAGAGGAGGTGATCCGCGCGGCAGCGACCGTCAAAGGCACGCTCGATAAGCTCGGTTTCGACGCCCGCCAGGTTCTCGGAACCGGTCTTGTGCGTTGGGCGCAGGCGCTGCCGCTGAATTTCTCGTCAACGATAGCCAACAAGCTGGACGGCGAAGCCGTCATGGCGGCATCCGAGGTCGGGTGCCTCCTGCCTGTATATGGTGACTTCCTCGGCAACGTTAGCGGCCGCTTTGCGCTAACCGGCGCCGCTTACATCACGCGCCGAGGAAGCGCCCATTACTTTGACCCGTTCATCAGCAACTCCAATTACTGCGGCGTGCTCGTGGCGAAATCCGGTGCAGGCAAGTCGTTCAATCTGCAGTACATGATTGAGTGCGATCTTGCTGAGGGTACTAACGTTGTGCTGTTCGATAACGGCCGCAGCTCGAAGAAATTCTGTTACGCCGTGGGCGGCGAATTCAATGAGTTTGGCGGCAAGGCCGGGTTCCGCCCTTCGCTGAATCCGTTTACCGGCCTCTCCGACGACGAATTCGACGAACAGCAGGAAACGATCACAGCGTTGCTTGTCATGATGGCGTACGACAACGAGCCGCAGGATCCGGCCGCCCGGATCGCAGTGAACGAGGCGGTCAAGGCAGCATGGGGCAAAAAAGGCCATGAAGCGGAAATCTCGACGGTCATTGACTGTCTCGGGAATATCGTTGAGTCGGCCCTCGAGAACAAGATTCCGAATCAGGTCGTCACAGCTGCATCGAACCTCATCCCCCGACTCCGTGCCTTCGTCGAGTCGCCAACGCGCGGCGTGTATTTCCGCGGTCCGAGCACGCTTAACCCGACGAAGCAGCTCACCGTGTTCGAACTCGCGAGCCTCGGCGACGACGAGCATCTGAAGCGCTGTGTGCTGTTCTGCTGCCTGAACGTCCTGATGACCCGCATCAAGAACGTGCGCGGCCGCAAGCGCATTTATGTCGACGAGGCGCAAGACCTTATCAAGGTGCCGTCAGCCGCTGATGCCATGGAAGGTCTTTATCTCAAGGGACGTAAGGAGATGCTGGCCGTCTGGATCATCGTGCAGTCGCTGCTCAAGGTATCGAGCTTCCCGGCCGGCGCCGTGATTCTTCGACAGTCTGCCTGGAAGGTCATCATGGCTCAGGAAGCTGAAGAGATCGACGCAGTAATCGAGAAGAAGGTGATGACGGCGTTCGGCGACGATCCGTACTTTGATCGCCTGTT comes from Paraburkholderia dioscoreae and encodes:
- a CDS encoding conjugal transfer protein: MKQILPITLLLLTATAANLSCAEDLGVKAQTYALDRDAGEQIKDVMRKKQASGELDQFWKNYRDRTIASIKNPPSLGIRSDYTARTELRELRFVVPSDYKDQDGRVIVKRGTVIEPLKIMPLTSGLLFIDGNDPQQVAYAVRRSQNEPLKIVLTAGSPYLMRIKYRNVPWHGGMGVPFYFDQRKMIISSLSKLYGVEINSVPAALVQQGDKLAIQFGMGVSN
- a CDS encoding TrbC family F-type conjugative pilus assembly protein — encoded protein: MKKILALLTLAAACTSARADGTLLQTMTARWNTFIFVSTQMPRQSLIELAREASMAHAVIVLTGFGGPGETLTSTQAFAAEINNVCCQKQPARWLIDPVLTKRYHVTAAPTFVVGHGSSDNPGEYSKVSGDMSLSQALKFFAQDSKLVSASDFAKRVYYSAYGDKY
- a CDS encoding TraE/TraK family type IV conjugative transfer system protein translates to MDLPNRNKSVAELNKRNGLLSIGVACIGVAMLILAIKVFFTNVVVVNRVPGMPDGAKIEKNGMDTGAKRAIAYAVTNALASVNPSNGESTKQFVQPFLSAAAYTKVSQAIDAKVAMLSAQHELGSYYFVLRGFDQDEKLGRVFVRGDLHTVNAAKDTAEPYVFDFPVHFENYQMILDDVASYPGDKVHNSQWIQAQTKK
- a CDS encoding DUF5658 family protein → MTKDQKLQAIFGNRTPILLMAVAVLQVLDWHSTLTAPRGRFETNKLLNWLGQWASFAVVVSAIKICFIVALLVGFIYWRKHKGLYETEFTACLCVAALVYGAVVFNNYFS
- a CDS encoding TraK domain-containing protein, translating into MMQPTNRYLAALLFASMGLSVSGPARADGAPAAVDFAQPAPATAATQPAVGKRKPTHTAQKKARDPLVVDPSIAVKATAPKEINLPGVLTVPGESLDVIDPTKAQKVSWTNGGSKTVYMSVNEPNRIQLPFKNPYIVQTSDIKVERRPVSNNIYVYWPALPAQPRQLFIEPPGGGPALGLELVPKDIPAQTVLVTDDTGIVSGRQKPKADSSDYISHVQDVMETVARGRAPDGYSQVDVALPPIVMDGLTLTVDSRYSDRDGDIYVYTVRNPGQQRALLREQEFDGANVLAVSIFPKPLLLPGEKTKVIVLARKREEQ
- a CDS encoding KfrB domain-containing protein — translated: MQLENIRYVNFDEPDRRLVQERAIEAATADPEKFLLAYRDDARSFDGRYVAADLFKETFAEFSASRESRNRYNNPVHNSAAVLSSALFAQNLQGKRESGRDTVYFLTGSPGAGKTSMVLKENSLPRDAHMVFEGQMSTFATSVDKIQQAIDAGFRAHIIVVHARSENALDNTLRRFYEEGRGSSIATIAKIQGGLPQSLEQLGAYFGDNVLLDIVDVRDRSKPVNLQGFENINVLKSEGTYEHIEQRLHARIEQLRESGRINDDAYRQAAGLPPRDRLAVDQQRHGRDQGDARERGIPSGSGQAPVLGHDHAKEGDAGRQTQSGLRITDSSKVSSNVTGKVVEVTDTHVLVQTGRTDAVRFAKADLSRDVSKGQRIELEFKANERKQVNEQTKQTTEQTRQREVSQQNTRKRGLDGL
- a CDS encoding DsbC family protein, whose amino-acid sequence is MRLFWKVSAAVICAGYTLMAHAGFSEDLVKRFPAAQGAKIEKAFPGFYSVVKGNEIFFVRDDLSILISGNVIDLKKNVSLTSAIEEANRPKIDVSQLDLKDAIKFGSGSRRLYVFSDPDCPYCRSLEGSLTKLTDVTIYIFPFPLAQLHPNAPGVAEAIWCQADRVQAWHDYQNIAQVVPANALMPAWHNYLHQHKQPDQPLCDNPIARNLAVGEKWQIAGTPALIFEDGTLIPGAAPAERIQAQLAKSHANLSTASK
- a CDS encoding TraU family protein, which translates into the protein MKYLVRLWFALVIGFGISGGAQAQQICNGSFPNLISDICYDCIFPISIVGGLLNLGVSGDDYDTGVSSSPVCICANNLAIGTPVSFWEPRYMVDTTNKPGCMPLLGGIDINTPYNAAEYGTENTTTAPIGGKRKSAFMQVNEYINPVMSAIGVVVNNPCLDNRSFDVPFLSWADPTWNDDSLSLMLTPYAYPFAGVPSIAAELPDAISATFGFPMQILFWVAGAWGPMYPLDGNVAVANTPEQVSHLMIARIFAKLHAAGAQQSSAGQDALDSCGALGVPQLVMDKRQYKTNRTFPFPDNMCTPIGRPLAFQEVGATRPQDKDYGYFVFQRKDCCATMSLAQ
- a CDS encoding lytic transglycosylase domain-containing protein — translated: MLRFLLYPLVALIACNAAQAGTDECFAHAAQRRNINVNLLRAIGKVESNYRPYVTNADTNAIGVMQIMPFHLNWLKKYGIYERDLFDACTNINVGAFLLADFIRMYGDTWRAVGAYGAGIKPDKEQARIKYARLVQATYERITQKPSTSPVPAHSSRTADPVQPERPTLVVQQ